The proteins below are encoded in one region of Triticum aestivum cultivar Chinese Spring chromosome 1B, IWGSC CS RefSeq v2.1, whole genome shotgun sequence:
- the LOC123087599 gene encoding uncharacterized protein: MDSAEDRPSLVAEEKDKQPVPFSDAPSPVRAVLNRPWPSAVVIRPEDNPSGKYRTLVATAKDIGDLISPEEIAALEDKEGDDAGTRFYKAAARANVVMRNYIHEHGSLYMDENGKYMMDNSDQVEEIRCKHVTAEEMEAKIMKQEMTKEQTYLSELALASFNKRRKVKFELCETLLSRLFYESRRIFTHVNFVAMGKDKKKLFFAEIEDCGQGREEILKVRCCVPLDSLCEGSYYYYCDDPRRGCRKGFDFTRCYGCSEFLKHPVDGSTYSGGHDHRRRNYIV; encoded by the exons ATGGATAGTGCGGAAGATCGACCCTCCTTGGTTGCGGAGGAGAAGGACAAGCAGCCTGTTCCCTTTAGTGACGCTCCGTCTCCAGTGCGCGCCGTGCTCAACCGTCCGTGGCCATCCGCCGTCGTCATCCGGCCGGAGGATAATCCGTCCGGAAAGTACCGCACTCTGGTGGCTaccgccaaggacattggggaccTGATCTCGCCGGAGGAGATAGCCGCGCTGGAGGACAAGGAGGGCGACGACGCAGGCACACGGTTCTATAAGGCAGCTGCTCGGGCCAACGTCGTTATGAGGAATTACATCCATGAACACGGCAGCCTTTACATGGATGAGAACGGCAAGTACATGATGGACAACTCCGACCAAGTTGAGGAAATACG TTGCAAGCATGTTACAGCAGAAGAAATGGAAGCAAAGATAATGAAGCAAGAGATGACTAAGGAGCAAACTTATTTATCAGAACTGGCTTTAGCGAGTTTCAACAAGAGGAGAAAG GTGAAGTTTGAGTTGTGTGAGACATTGCTTTCTAGACTCTTTTACGAGAGCAGACGTATTTTTACGCACGTAAATTTCGTTGCCATGGGCAAGGATAAGAAAAAACTCTTTTTCGCCGAGATAGAGGACTGCGGACAGGGTCGTGAAGAGATCTTGAAAGTACGCTGTTGCGTTCCCCTGGATTCATTATGTGAAG GCAGTTATTATTACTACTGTGATGATCCTAGACGTGGCTGTAGGAAAGGGTTTGACTTCACACGATGCTACGGCTGCAGCGAGTTCCTGAAACATCCGGTTGATGGTTCGACCTACTCAGGAGGCCATGACCATCGGAGGAGGAATTATATAGTTTAG